In the Flavisolibacter tropicus genome, one interval contains:
- a CDS encoding ABC transporter ATP-binding protein — protein MIEIKNINKRFKKQWALNAITASFQKGQVVSLIGPNGSGKTTLLKSILGLVRPDSGSIYFQGQLIDRSVAYRKQIGYMPQIGRYPDNMKIGQLFDMIRSIRKDHPKSDNELYAGFGLDGMADKTMRSLSGGTRQKVSATLAFLFDPDVFILDEPTAGLDPLSSEILKEKILQEKEKGKLVLITSHVLSDLEDLTTDVMYLHEGKILVHKPFAELQDITGEEKLSKVIAHLMKHSLSLQENTLSTIPTNK, from the coding sequence ATGATTGAAATAAAAAACATCAATAAACGATTTAAAAAGCAGTGGGCGCTGAATGCTATTACGGCTTCTTTTCAGAAGGGACAGGTGGTCTCGCTGATTGGGCCTAATGGTAGCGGGAAAACCACCTTGCTCAAATCGATCCTGGGGCTGGTGCGGCCTGACAGTGGTTCTATTTATTTCCAGGGCCAATTGATAGACAGATCAGTGGCCTATCGAAAACAAATAGGTTACATGCCACAGATAGGTCGCTACCCCGATAATATGAAAATAGGCCAGTTGTTTGATATGATTCGCTCCATTCGCAAAGATCATCCTAAGTCGGACAATGAATTGTATGCCGGTTTTGGATTGGATGGTATGGCTGATAAAACCATGCGATCATTGTCAGGTGGAACCCGTCAGAAAGTAAGTGCTACTCTCGCTTTTTTGTTTGATCCGGATGTGTTTATCCTTGATGAACCAACCGCTGGTTTAGATCCTCTTTCTTCCGAAATTTTAAAAGAGAAGATCTTACAGGAAAAGGAAAAAGGTAAACTGGTGCTTATTACCTCACATGTATTAAGCGATCTTGAAGATCTTACCACAGACGTCATGTATTTGCATGAAGGAAAGATCTTAGTACATAAACCTTTTGCGGAATTACAAGATATAACAGGAGAGGAGAAGCTAAGCAAAGTGATTGCTCATTTAATGAAGCACAGTTTGTCTTTACAGGAAAATACCTTGTCTACTATACCAACGAACAAATAA
- a CDS encoding DUF6660 family protein — protein sequence MATVFTLDCNLSVCNFAALKRVLAFILSLIILSQSFLACRDTAMHKDDGVAKYELLTASDHQNSAADACPPFCQCNCCAGFTINHTIEACTEPTIEHTSIIYGDLTEPLLSLSRPIWEPPQLS from the coding sequence ATGGCAACAGTTTTTACTTTGGACTGCAATCTGTCTGTTTGTAACTTTGCGGCGTTGAAAAGAGTCTTGGCATTCATATTATCCTTGATCATTCTGTCCCAAAGTTTTTTGGCATGCAGAGATACTGCTATGCATAAAGACGATGGAGTAGCTAAATATGAGTTGCTAACAGCCTCCGACCATCAAAATAGTGCAGCAGATGCTTGCCCTCCTTTTTGCCAATGTAATTGTTGCGCTGGTTTCACGATCAATCACACAATAGAGGCTTGTACTGAGCCCACTATTGAACATACTTCCATCATCTATGGCGATTTGACGGAGCCGTTGCTTAGTCTATCGCGTCCTATCTGGGAGCCACCCCAGTTATCATAA
- the nosZ gene encoding Sec-dependent nitrous-oxide reductase has product MRNTTSLLLLLLVLGSMTVLQHCKPKGAQAAISGDAATAVYVQPGTHDEFYDIVSGGFNGQVSVYGIPSGRLIRIIPVFSAFPENGYGFSEETKPMLNTSHGFVPWDDLHHISLSVTNGEHDGRWAFANGNNTPRIARINLSTFRTEEILEIPNSAGNHSSPYLTQNTEYVIAGTRFSVPILGNTDVPISTYKENFKGTVSFISVDKSTGHMNIAFQILTPGVNFDLSRAGKAKSHGWFFFSCYNSEKANTLLEVNASAKDKDFIMAVNWKKAEEYVSAGKGKKIPAQYVSNTLDERTHMATSTMRNEVLVLDPKECPDMLYFIPCPKSPHGCDVDPTGEYIVASGKLAATIPVFSFDKIQKAIADKNFDGDYDGIPVLKYDAVLHGEVEKPGLGPLHTEFDDKGNAYTSMFVSSEIVKWDVKSLKVLDRVPTYYSIGHLSVAGGPTVKPYGKYMIAYNKITKDRYLPTGPELPQSAQLYDISGDKMKLLLDFPTVGEPHYAEAILASKVAPNSIKIFKIEDNAHPYATKGEAQARVERQGNKVHVYMTAIRSHLAPDNIEGIKMGDSVYFHVTNLEQDWDVPHGFAIKNANNAEILIMPGETQTLTFKPDRTGIFPFYCTDFCSALHQEMQGYMRVSPAGSNVALKFGIGKTAQDTTKTAGAGNQGTETGQNSAAGGPSRPRR; this is encoded by the coding sequence ATGAGAAATACAACTAGTCTTCTGTTATTACTACTGGTTTTGGGTAGTATGACAGTATTGCAACATTGTAAGCCTAAGGGGGCACAAGCTGCAATAAGTGGTGATGCAGCCACCGCAGTATATGTACAACCGGGGACACACGATGAATTTTATGACATTGTATCCGGAGGTTTCAATGGACAAGTAAGTGTATATGGAATACCTTCCGGTCGTCTTATTCGCATCATTCCAGTGTTCTCTGCTTTTCCGGAGAACGGATACGGATTCAGTGAGGAGACCAAACCCATGTTGAATACCTCGCACGGCTTTGTGCCATGGGACGACCTACACCATATATCCCTGTCTGTAACGAATGGTGAGCATGATGGCCGTTGGGCCTTTGCTAACGGAAACAATACACCGCGCATTGCCCGTATCAATCTTTCTACCTTCCGCACGGAAGAAATCTTAGAGATTCCTAATAGCGCGGGTAACCACTCTTCTCCTTATTTAACGCAGAATACGGAATATGTAATTGCGGGCACTCGCTTTAGTGTACCTATTCTTGGAAATACCGATGTCCCTATTAGTACTTACAAGGAAAACTTTAAAGGCACTGTTAGTTTTATCAGCGTTGATAAGAGTACGGGCCATATGAACATTGCTTTCCAGATTTTGACACCGGGAGTAAATTTCGACCTGTCAAGGGCAGGAAAGGCCAAATCGCACGGATGGTTTTTCTTTAGTTGTTATAACTCGGAAAAAGCCAACACGCTTTTGGAAGTGAATGCTTCTGCTAAAGACAAAGATTTTATAATGGCGGTAAACTGGAAAAAGGCGGAAGAGTATGTAAGTGCCGGAAAAGGGAAAAAAATACCTGCTCAATATGTCTCAAATACTTTGGATGAACGTACTCACATGGCTACTTCAACCATGCGAAATGAAGTGCTGGTGTTGGATCCAAAGGAGTGTCCAGATATGCTTTACTTTATACCTTGCCCTAAGTCTCCACATGGCTGTGATGTAGATCCTACCGGGGAATATATAGTGGCTAGCGGAAAACTGGCAGCAACGATACCTGTATTTTCATTTGATAAGATTCAAAAAGCCATTGCTGATAAAAATTTTGATGGCGATTACGATGGTATTCCCGTATTGAAATACGATGCGGTGTTACATGGTGAGGTTGAGAAGCCCGGCCTTGGCCCATTGCACACCGAGTTTGATGATAAGGGCAATGCCTATACCTCCATGTTTGTGTCTTCAGAAATTGTAAAATGGGATGTCAAATCTTTGAAAGTATTGGATCGTGTACCTACTTATTATTCAATAGGTCACTTATCTGTAGCCGGAGGGCCTACTGTAAAACCATATGGTAAGTACATGATAGCCTATAACAAAATTACCAAGGACCGTTACCTGCCTACGGGGCCGGAGTTGCCACAAAGCGCCCAACTCTATGATATCAGCGGCGATAAAATGAAGCTACTCCTTGATTTCCCAACCGTTGGTGAGCCGCATTATGCCGAGGCTATCCTAGCCAGCAAAGTGGCACCCAACTCCATTAAGATCTTTAAGATTGAGGATAATGCACATCCTTATGCTACGAAAGGCGAGGCCCAGGCCCGTGTGGAGCGGCAAGGCAATAAAGTTCATGTGTATATGACGGCTATCCGCTCACATCTGGCACCTGATAATATTGAGGGTATTAAAATGGGCGATTCTGTCTACTTCCATGTAACGAACCTTGAGCAGGATTGGGATGTGCCACATGGCTTTGCCATCAAGAATGCCAATAATGCCGAGATCCTTATTATGCCGGGCGAAACTCAGACCCTGACATTTAAGCCAGATCGTACGGGTATTTTCCCCTTCTATTGTACCGACTTTTGCTCTGCCCTGCACCAAGAGATGCAAGGCTATATGCGGGTGTCGCCAGCTGGAAGCAACGTGGCGCTAAAGTTTGGTATAGGTAAAACGGCTCAGGACACTACTAAAACAGCTGGTGCGGGCAATCAAGGAACAGAAACAGGCCAAAACAGTGCTGCGGGCGGTCCTTCCCGTCCTAGACGATAA
- a CDS encoding ABC transporter permease subunit, with translation MVLKISKYVLYDVLRSKVAIAYTLFLFLVSFSLFQMEENAGKAILSLLTIVLIVVPLVSLVFSTIQWYNSYEFIELMLTQPINRRVVLLSEYIGIAFSLGVAFLIGVGVPVLMYHFDAIGIALLAVGLLLTLVFTSIAFLASVKSRDKARGIGAALLLWFYFAIIYDGLVLLLLFTFTDYPLEKAALVLSSLNPIDLGRIFLMLQLDVSALMGYTGATYKDFFGSGFGMLYTLGVLLVWMMIPLWLALRSFKRKDI, from the coding sequence ATGGTTCTAAAAATATCAAAATACGTATTGTACGATGTGTTGCGCAGTAAAGTAGCTATAGCCTATACCCTCTTCTTGTTTTTAGTATCCTTTAGCCTGTTTCAAATGGAGGAAAATGCGGGCAAGGCTATACTTAGTTTGTTGACGATTGTTTTGATTGTAGTGCCGCTGGTGAGCCTGGTATTTTCTACTATTCAATGGTATAATTCTTATGAGTTTATTGAGCTCATGCTTACACAGCCCATCAATCGGCGTGTGGTACTTTTAAGCGAGTATATAGGAATAGCTTTTTCGCTGGGTGTGGCCTTCCTGATAGGAGTAGGGGTGCCCGTGCTGATGTATCATTTTGATGCTATAGGTATTGCCTTACTGGCAGTAGGACTGTTGCTGACATTGGTATTTACCTCTATTGCTTTCCTGGCTTCTGTAAAGTCAAGAGATAAAGCGCGGGGTATTGGCGCTGCGTTGTTATTATGGTTCTATTTTGCCATCATCTACGATGGTTTGGTGTTGCTGCTCTTGTTTACATTCACCGATTACCCGCTGGAGAAAGCTGCGCTTGTATTATCATCGCTAAACCCTATAGATCTGGGACGGATCTTTTTGATGTTACAGCTCGATGTAAGCGCCCTGATGGGGTATACGGGTGCTACGTATAAAGATTTCTTTGGCTCTGGTTTCGGGATGCTGTATACATTGGGTGTTTTGCTTGTATGGATGATGATTCCCTTGTGGCTTGCTTTACGGAGTTTTAAACGAAAAGATATTTAG
- a CDS encoding nitrous oxide reductase accessory protein NosL, with amino-acid sequence MSITSRIIVAIAALSLIATYFLPFWFIHLIAPQYPEGLTMEIWLNKLSGQVEIINGLNHYIGMAKVNEDMFPELNYLVYIIGAYILLGLIVALVGKRKLLLAYLVLTVIGGVAAMVDMYQWGYKYGHNLDPTAPIQVPGLSYQPPLVGHKKLLNFDAYSYPDTGGWVLVSAVVVFFIVWLVEQRRARKIIPKKTAWATPLTILSVFLFQGCSVEPEKIAYGKDQCNECRMTIMDPKFGSEVVTKKGKVYKFDDAHCIVQFLKAGNEKRENIAQIVFMDYQDQGRFLNSNKVWFIKSAQLKSPMNGNAAAFADKKTAETQAVTLKGDILNWEHLYNTL; translated from the coding sequence GTGAGTATCACTTCCAGAATCATCGTTGCAATTGCAGCGCTTAGCCTGATTGCAACTTATTTTCTTCCTTTTTGGTTCATTCATCTGATTGCACCACAGTATCCAGAAGGGTTAACCATGGAGATCTGGCTAAATAAATTATCAGGGCAGGTGGAGATCATTAACGGGTTGAATCATTATATAGGCATGGCAAAAGTTAATGAAGACATGTTTCCTGAATTGAATTACTTGGTTTATATAATAGGCGCCTATATTTTGTTGGGGTTGATAGTAGCCTTGGTGGGCAAACGCAAGCTGTTGCTGGCCTATCTGGTCTTGACGGTAATTGGTGGAGTCGCTGCCATGGTAGATATGTACCAGTGGGGGTATAAGTATGGCCACAACCTGGATCCCACAGCTCCTATCCAAGTGCCTGGCCTTTCGTATCAACCACCGCTGGTGGGACATAAAAAATTACTCAACTTTGATGCGTATTCCTATCCCGATACAGGCGGATGGGTATTGGTCAGTGCAGTAGTTGTCTTCTTCATTGTTTGGTTGGTAGAGCAACGCCGCGCCAGGAAAATAATACCCAAAAAAACAGCTTGGGCTACGCCTTTGACGATACTGTCAGTATTCTTATTTCAAGGATGTTCGGTAGAACCTGAAAAGATTGCCTATGGTAAAGATCAGTGCAATGAATGCCGCATGACGATTATGGATCCAAAGTTTGGATCTGAGGTGGTTACCAAAAAAGGGAAGGTGTACAAATTTGATGATGCACATTGCATTGTTCAATTCCTGAAGGCGGGAAATGAAAAGAGGGAGAATATAGCTCAAATTGTATTTATGGATTACCAGGATCAAGGCCGTTTTTTGAACAGCAACAAAGTATGGTTTATCAAAAGCGCACAATTAAAAAGTCCTATGAATGGAAATGCTGCTGCTTTTGCGGATAAGAAAACAGCAGAAACCCAAGCCGTTACCCTGAAGGGAGATATTCTAAACTGGGAGCATCTTTATAACACACTTTAA
- a CDS encoding nitrous oxide reductase family maturation protein NosD has protein sequence MKRLLIIWLLCSSFFAYAGIIHVGTASGVRTLKQAIQLAKDGDSIYLHKGLYKEGHLVLTKSISIIGIDQPVLDGEGKYEILTVSGHDITIRGIHFSNAGYSSLYDYAALKVIDAQHVIVENNTVTNAYFAIHFDNSSYCVIRNNAIKSKYTTEQSSGNGIHLWKCDNMVVKSNHIQQHRDGIYFEFVTNSVIQNNVSELNIRYGLHFMFSNNDVYINNTFRDNGAGVAVMYSKKVEMYKNRYEHNWGASAYGILLKEISDGYIIQNVFDENSIAIHMEGTNRIEVSKNSFRNNGWALRVQASCNDNTFQWNNFTGNTFDVATNGNSVLNHFHHNFWDKYEGYDLDKDGIGDVPYHPISMYSMVIEHNPIAVMLLRSFIVSLLDRAEKAIPSLTPETFLDDKPLMKPYRP, from the coding sequence TTGAAAAGGTTACTCATCATATGGCTATTGTGTAGCAGCTTCTTTGCCTATGCCGGCATCATACATGTGGGTACAGCATCTGGCGTGCGTACCTTAAAACAGGCCATCCAGTTGGCGAAGGATGGCGATAGTATTTACCTGCATAAGGGGCTTTATAAAGAAGGCCATCTGGTGTTAACCAAATCTATCAGCATCATTGGTATTGATCAACCTGTACTGGATGGTGAAGGTAAATATGAAATACTAACAGTAAGTGGCCATGACATAACTATACGGGGCATTCATTTTAGCAATGCCGGCTATTCCAGTCTGTATGATTATGCCGCCTTGAAAGTTATTGATGCCCAGCACGTGATTGTAGAAAATAATACGGTAACCAACGCCTACTTCGCTATCCATTTCGATAATAGTTCCTATTGTGTCATTCGCAACAATGCCATTAAGAGTAAGTACACAACAGAGCAAAGCAGCGGAAATGGTATTCATTTATGGAAGTGTGATAATATGGTGGTGAAAAGCAATCATATACAGCAACACCGGGATGGAATTTATTTTGAGTTTGTTACCAACTCGGTTATTCAAAACAATGTGAGTGAGCTGAACATACGGTATGGATTACACTTTATGTTCTCCAATAATGACGTTTATATTAATAATACGTTTAGAGATAATGGTGCAGGCGTTGCTGTCATGTATTCCAAAAAGGTGGAAATGTATAAGAATCGTTATGAACATAACTGGGGTGCCAGTGCCTATGGTATTTTACTGAAAGAGATTTCCGATGGCTATATTATTCAGAATGTTTTTGATGAGAACTCTATTGCCATTCATATGGAGGGCACTAATCGCATAGAAGTGTCAAAGAATAGTTTTCGGAACAATGGCTGGGCCTTGCGCGTACAGGCCAGTTGTAATGACAATACGTTTCAGTGGAACAATTTTACAGGTAACACCTTTGATGTGGCCACCAATGGCAATTCTGTACTCAATCATTTTCATCATAACTTCTGGGATAAATACGAAGGGTATGATCTGGATAAAGATGGTATAGGAGATGTGCCTTATCATCCTATCAGCATGTATTCGATGGTGATTGAGCACAATCCTATTGCTGTTATGCTCTTACGCAGTTTTATTGTCAGTCTTTTAGACCGGGCAGAGAAAGCCATACCCAGCCTTACACCAGAAACATTTTTAGATGATAAGCCCCTTATGAAACCTTACCGGCCATGA
- a CDS encoding CusA/CzcA family heavy metal efflux RND transporter, whose translation MLDKIIQFSIKNKFVIGVMTIALIVWGVWSANRIPIDALPDVTNNQVQVMTTAPTLAAQEVEQFITFPIEKAMANLPDLVEMRSFSRFGLSVVTLVFKEDVNIYFARQLISERLKDAESQIPSGMGIPELAPVTTGLGEIYQYTIHPKKGSESKYSAMDLRTLQDWIVARQLYGIPGVAEVTGFGGISKQYEVAINPEQLKAMNVTIPEIFEALRLNNENTGGAYIDKKPNAYFIRGVGMVTSITDIENILIKRQPNGIPVTIRDIAKVQFGSPPRYGAMTYNGEKEVVGGIVLMLKGANSAQVVERVKERMKTVKASLPSDIIIEPFLDRSNLIKRAINTVKTNLVEGALIVIFVLVLFLGNLRAGLIVASAIPLSLLFALGMMNVFGVSANLMSLGAIDFGLIVDGAVIIVEATLHHLALRKSPLKLTQQEMDTEVYESASKIRKSAAFGEIIILIVYIPILTLIGVEGKMFRPMAQTVGFAILGALILSLTYIPMISALFLPKVGQQKKTFADRMMAFFQKLYAPVLDWAIRFKYAVVASAFALLVLAVLLFNRMGGEFIPTLEEGDFAIEFVLPQGASISQTTETVLQAERMLKRYPEVKMVIGKTGSADVATDPMPPEASDLMVILKDKKEWRTTKDFYALGDSMRETLSQIPGVIAEPSQPIQMRFNELMSGIRQDVAVKIFGENLDTLLYYGEKVAAAIRPIEGITQPQVERISGLPQITVQYDRRRMAGYGLNVADVNQVITTAFAGGKAGVVYENERKFDLVVRLDSAYRNSIEDVSNLYVPTADGNQVPLSQVATIAYQTGPAQISREDGRRRIVVSFNVNGRDVESVVKEVQKTLNQKVKLTSGYYYSYGGTFENLQQASARLRIAVPAALLLIFVLLYFTFHSVKQAALIFSAIPMSAIGGVLALLLRGMPFSISAGVGFIALFGVAVLNGIVLIGQFNALASEGVTDVIERIKQGTRIRLRPVLMTATVASLGFLPMALSNSAGAEVQKPLATVVIGGLITATLLTLIVIPVLYLLFSGNKKRPDRVFPKVIAVVALLLVTSVSFAQTGAVRASFLAVYDTALQNNLQLQASDLQIQQAQTLKHSWLDLPKTGVFVENEDLSPEDSKGILKIGLSQSVEWPTVYKARRNLLEQQVKSVELSRQLRALEIKRDVQTAYYTLWYLQSKQQLWQRLDSIYRSLAAAARLKVKTGESAGLDSIAAIVRSREIAVQLSVLQHDMATQQELLKRYTNTATLFLPEAKLLEKVSLSLLADTLGNHPSVQVQRQNVAIASAELYAQRQAGKPSFDGRFYSQRLYGIDNPYSGFSVSVGIPLFGRAAYKNRVRAAELQRDYQNAVTGYELANLQSTYQQAFQQLQKEQELLRFYESTGLNQAEAIIKAANIAYRAGESSFADLQQFVTQAIEMQRAYLDALHQYNQSAIQLNYYLNK comes from the coding sequence ATGTTAGATAAGATTATCCAATTCAGTATTAAAAACAAATTTGTAATAGGGGTGATGACCATTGCCCTTATTGTTTGGGGCGTTTGGAGCGCCAACCGTATCCCTATAGATGCATTACCTGATGTAACCAATAATCAGGTTCAGGTAATGACAACTGCTCCTACGCTTGCCGCTCAGGAAGTGGAGCAGTTTATCACATTTCCTATTGAAAAGGCCATGGCCAACTTGCCCGATCTGGTAGAAATGCGGTCATTCTCCCGTTTTGGCCTAAGTGTCGTCACATTGGTATTTAAGGAAGATGTCAATATTTATTTTGCGCGGCAATTAATTTCTGAGCGCCTTAAAGATGCAGAAAGTCAAATCCCATCCGGCATGGGTATTCCCGAGCTAGCACCGGTTACCACTGGGTTGGGCGAGATTTATCAATACACTATCCATCCTAAAAAGGGTAGTGAATCCAAATATTCGGCCATGGACTTGCGTACACTGCAGGATTGGATCGTAGCGAGGCAGCTTTATGGTATTCCTGGAGTAGCTGAAGTAACTGGGTTTGGCGGTATTTCAAAGCAATATGAAGTAGCGATCAACCCGGAACAGCTAAAAGCAATGAACGTTACTATCCCTGAGATTTTTGAAGCGTTGCGTCTCAATAATGAAAATACAGGGGGAGCCTACATCGATAAAAAGCCCAATGCTTATTTTATCCGTGGGGTTGGTATGGTTACTTCCATCACCGATATAGAAAACATTCTGATAAAGCGTCAGCCGAACGGAATACCCGTAACCATCCGGGACATTGCTAAAGTACAGTTTGGTTCACCACCTCGTTATGGTGCCATGACATATAATGGTGAAAAAGAAGTAGTAGGTGGAATCGTATTGATGTTAAAAGGTGCCAATAGTGCCCAGGTGGTTGAGCGGGTAAAAGAGCGAATGAAAACGGTAAAGGCTTCTCTGCCTTCAGATATTATTATTGAACCTTTTTTAGACCGCAGTAATCTGATCAAGCGGGCTATTAATACCGTGAAAACCAACTTAGTTGAAGGGGCCTTGATCGTCATTTTTGTATTGGTACTATTCTTAGGAAACCTGCGCGCAGGACTTATTGTTGCATCGGCAATTCCATTGTCGTTACTTTTTGCGTTGGGGATGATGAATGTCTTTGGTGTTTCAGCCAACCTTATGAGTTTGGGCGCTATTGACTTCGGGCTCATTGTTGATGGTGCTGTTATCATTGTGGAAGCCACATTGCATCACCTGGCGTTACGTAAAAGCCCTTTAAAGCTGACCCAACAGGAAATGGACACAGAAGTCTATGAATCAGCTTCCAAGATTAGAAAGAGTGCAGCCTTTGGGGAGATCATTATTTTAATTGTATATATACCAATCCTAACCTTAATTGGAGTTGAAGGAAAAATGTTCCGTCCTATGGCACAAACGGTTGGATTTGCCATTCTGGGAGCACTTATTCTTTCGCTTACTTATATTCCCATGATTTCGGCCCTTTTTCTGCCGAAAGTTGGGCAGCAGAAAAAAACATTTGCCGACAGGATGATGGCCTTTTTCCAAAAGCTATACGCTCCTGTGCTTGATTGGGCCATCCGATTTAAATACGCCGTTGTTGCCAGTGCTTTTGCCTTGCTTGTGTTAGCCGTTTTGCTATTCAATCGTATGGGCGGTGAGTTTATTCCTACGTTGGAAGAAGGGGATTTTGCCATTGAGTTTGTGTTGCCGCAGGGTGCATCGATATCTCAGACTACGGAAACCGTTTTGCAAGCAGAGCGGATGTTAAAACGATATCCGGAAGTAAAAATGGTGATTGGTAAAACAGGAAGTGCCGATGTGGCTACTGACCCAATGCCACCAGAAGCATCGGATCTAATGGTCATACTCAAGGATAAAAAAGAGTGGCGCACAACAAAAGACTTTTATGCTTTAGGAGACAGTATGCGCGAAACGCTATCGCAGATCCCGGGCGTTATTGCAGAACCCAGTCAACCTATACAAATGCGCTTTAATGAGCTTATGTCAGGTATTCGTCAAGATGTAGCTGTAAAGATCTTTGGTGAAAACCTGGATACGCTTCTTTACTATGGAGAGAAAGTAGCAGCTGCTATTAGGCCCATAGAGGGAATAACACAACCACAAGTAGAACGAATTAGCGGACTGCCGCAAATTACTGTACAGTATGATCGGCGACGTATGGCCGGTTATGGGTTAAATGTTGCCGATGTTAACCAGGTAATCACTACTGCGTTTGCAGGTGGCAAAGCAGGTGTGGTGTATGAAAACGAACGCAAATTCGATTTGGTGGTTCGGTTGGACAGTGCCTACCGCAATTCCATTGAAGATGTAAGCAATCTATATGTTCCAACTGCAGATGGCAATCAAGTACCACTTTCCCAAGTGGCTACCATAGCGTATCAAACCGGTCCTGCTCAAATTAGTCGTGAAGATGGGCGCCGCCGAATTGTGGTTAGCTTTAATGTAAACGGAAGAGATGTAGAAAGTGTAGTAAAGGAAGTGCAAAAGACCTTAAATCAAAAGGTGAAACTAACTTCTGGTTATTATTATAGCTATGGAGGTACTTTTGAAAACCTGCAACAGGCATCGGCGCGGTTGCGCATAGCTGTTCCTGCGGCACTACTACTTATTTTTGTACTTCTATATTTTACGTTTCATTCTGTTAAACAGGCAGCCCTCATTTTCTCCGCTATTCCCATGTCTGCCATAGGAGGTGTATTGGCGCTGTTATTAAGAGGGATGCCGTTTAGTATTTCTGCGGGCGTTGGCTTTATTGCCTTATTCGGGGTCGCTGTTCTCAATGGTATTGTACTGATCGGTCAGTTCAACGCTTTAGCTAGTGAAGGAGTCACAGATGTAATTGAGCGTATTAAACAAGGAACACGAATCCGATTACGACCTGTTTTGATGACAGCTACGGTAGCTTCATTGGGTTTCTTGCCAATGGCACTTTCCAATAGTGCTGGGGCTGAAGTGCAAAAGCCATTGGCCACAGTAGTAATTGGCGGCTTGATCACAGCTACACTTCTTACCTTAATCGTAATTCCTGTGCTTTACCTTCTTTTTTCTGGCAATAAAAAGCGCCCCGATCGTGTCTTTCCCAAAGTAATAGCAGTTGTAGCATTGTTGCTGGTAACGTCTGTTTCATTTGCCCAAACTGGTGCGGTTCGTGCTTCTTTCTTAGCCGTATACGACACGGCTTTGCAAAACAATTTACAGCTGCAAGCTTCTGATCTGCAGATACAGCAGGCGCAAACTTTAAAACATAGCTGGCTGGATCTTCCAAAAACCGGTGTTTTTGTAGAAAACGAAGACTTAAGTCCGGAAGACTCGAAGGGCATTTTAAAAATTGGCTTGTCGCAAAGTGTAGAGTGGCCCACCGTATATAAAGCCCGACGCAACCTGCTGGAGCAACAGGTAAAATCAGTTGAGCTTTCCCGTCAGTTACGTGCATTAGAAATTAAAAGGGATGTGCAAACTGCTTATTACACGCTTTGGTATTTACAAAGTAAGCAACAGTTGTGGCAGCGATTGGATAGCATTTACCGCTCGCTGGCGGCAGCTGCCCGGCTTAAAGTAAAAACGGGAGAAAGCGCAGGTCTGGATAGCATTGCCGCCATTGTGCGTTCCCGTGAGATTGCCGTACAGCTTAGTGTGTTGCAACACGATATGGCTACGCAACAAGAACTGTTAAAACGTTACACTAATACTGCTACCTTGTTTTTACCTGAAGCCAAACTGCTGGAAAAAGTGTCACTTAGCTTACTGGCAGATACCTTGGGCAACCACCCCTCGGTTCAGGTACAACGGCAAAATGTAGCTATAGCTTCAGCGGAACTCTATGCACAGCGACAAGCTGGTAAGCCTAGTTTCGATGGCCGTTTCTATTCGCAACGGCTCTATGGTATTGACAATCCCTATTCTGGTTTTTCTGTTTCAGTCGGTATTCCCTTGTTTGGAAGGGCCGCCTATAAAAACAGGGTTAGGGCGGCTGAACTTCAGCGGGATTATCAAAACGCTGTTACTGGTTATGAATTGGCTAACCTGCAAAGCACCTATCAGCAGGCATTTCAGCAACTACAAAAAGAACAGGAGTTATTACGCTTTTATGAATCAACCGGGTTAAACCAGGCAGAAGCGATCATCAAAGCAGCCAACATTGCTTACCGTGCGGGGGAAAGCAGTTTTGCCGATCTGCAGCAGTTTGTTACCCAGGCCATAGAGATGCAGCGGGCCTATCTGGATGCCCTGCACCAGTACAACCAATCCGCTATTCAATTGAATTATTATTTAAACAAGTAA